One part of the Neodiprion virginianus isolate iyNeoVirg1 chromosome 3, iyNeoVirg1.1, whole genome shotgun sequence genome encodes these proteins:
- the LOC124300187 gene encoding protein dpy-30 homolog, translating into MASTGETTTEERTEPAPAQPSTNVVSDAANKIISMEKEADLTAAPQKKSRVEVQSLPTRQYLDQTVVPILLQALSSLAKERPPDPINFLAAYLLKNKSQYDNSGSPPTSQ; encoded by the exons ATGGCGTCCACCGGGG AAACCACAACCGAAGAGCGGACTGAGCCAGCGCCAGCTCAACCCAGCACTAATGTAGTGTCAGACGCAGCGAAC aaaataatatcGATGGAGAAGGAAGCAGACTTGACTGCTGCACCGCAGAAGAAATCTAGAGTAGAGGTCCAGTCGCTGCCGACAAGACAGTACTTGGATCAGACCGTTGTGCCAATATTACTCCAAGCATTATCAAGTCTTGCCAAAGAAAGACCGCCAGATCCTATTAATTTTTTAGCTGCTTatctattgaaaaataagagCCAATATGACAACAGTGGGTCACCACCGACTAGTCAATAA
- the LOC124300186 gene encoding engulfment and cell motility protein 1-like, whose protein sequence is MPDSIVSVAVAIGNDQTLVKMDRSLPLDEIIADLCVNHGLIGECHKYALQIARPSPKAEDQTISNRYVTPELISQVLDGTELRLVFSAATTVRLLFEVITDERGSKRKSALQKLANACEDPEFARCFVEVEGPSLIVEKLKVAAAGEITAALACLRLSMQHGYLDQLCHVGIDRVVAEIAGPGESEALREALLIACLVIARSEPEHGERLRAALTTTEILTLVKGRSPGVQLAVLGLVNAILLSSESPRREEDLKALADSQWRQLIFRHVLGSGQRNAGDELAHQLHVLQTMLLNSILGQSQETLVENDDENGKIPSFWRRVSTETILESVESMPSTPELSRQGSTITLDEATQTYMPSMPLPSPKPPPTLKRYFSYMSDSSNDTISHLTPNCLEYFSQKYHDSFVLAKEEAELLSDLNHVAQNVVDVLCTVLRVGTSHERTSTRYCPLFFSARDAFFEELFCHAIWTLGKTMRDLRTREPEDHLIALRVLHRQLKDALDARPTTLSALAENLKETSAAHVQELWAAERQAKFENLLQRHPAIDDLRNDIRPKAARLVTLQRLNALKAGHKFSKHFDTLKAQKAKNWWFVHLSDDERVLIYGDWDSESQPYSNLHKRISVASATGLATGKRCPHAKGRKYPTDKTFFSLLHEGGSLDFIAPNKEIYNLWTDGLTALLGRPVLSAAFHEDVDMIVDMEVRLRLLDLGDAPTPVPMDPPPLPSPPANYEFCDESLV, encoded by the exons ATGCCGGATTCAATAGTCTCGGTTGCGGTGGCCATCGGTAACGACCAAACTCTGGTGAAGATGGACCGCAGTCTCCCACTGGATGAGATTATAGCCGATCTCTGCGTGAATCACGGTCTGATAGGAGAGTGCCACAAGTATGCGTTGCAAATAGCACGACCGTCGCCGAAGGCCGAAGACCAGACGATATCGAACCGTTACGTAACACCAGAATTAATATCCCAAGTTCTAGACGGTACAGAATTGCGATTGGTATTCTCGGCCGCAACGACCGTCCGCCTTCTCTTTGAAGTGATCACAGACGAGCGGGGATCCAAGCGTAAAAGCGCCCTGCAAAAGCTCGCCAATGCTTGCGAAGACCCGGAATTCGCGAGGTGTTTCGTCGAGGTCGAAGGCCCGTCGCTGATCGTTGAGAAGCTGAAAGTTGCAGCGGCCGGTGAAATCACCGCCGCATTGGCGTGTCTCAGACTGTCGATGCAGCACGGATACCTGGACCAGCTTTGTCACGTCGGTATCGACAGAGTCGTTGCCGAAATCGCCGGTCCCGGGGAGAGCGAAGCCCTGAGAGAAGCTTTGCTGATCGCGTGCCTGGTCATCGCCAGAAGCGAGCCTGAGCACGGGGAGAGGCTGCGAGCTGCGTTGACGACTACGGAGATTTTGACCTTGGTCAAGGGCAGGTCGCCCGGTGTTCAACTGGCCGTTCTGGGCCTGGTCAATGCGATTCTGCTCTCATCGGAGTCCCCGCGACGCGAAGAAGACTTGAAAGCTTTGGCGGATTCGCAGTGGAGGCAGCTCATCTTCCGTCATGTTCTTGGTTCCGGGCAGCGGAATGCGGGCGACGAGTTGGCTCACCAGCTCCACGTCCTTCAAACGATGCTCCTGAATTCCATTCTTGGACAGAGCCAGGAAACGCTAGTCGAAAACGACGACGAGAACGGGAAAATACCCTCTTTCTGGCGGAGAGTCAGCACCGAGACCATCCTTGAGTCCGTCGAATCAATGCCCAGCACCCCGGAACTCAGCAGGCAGGGTTCCACCATCACTTTGGACGAGGCGACCCAGACCTACATGCCCTCCATGCCGTTGCCTTCGCCGAAACCACCCCCAACCCTCAAGAGATATTTCTCTTACATGTCCGACTCGAGCAACGACACGATCAGCCATCTGACCCCAAACTGTCTCGAATACTTCTCTCAGAAGTATCACGACAGTTTCGTCCTCGCCAAGGAGGAGGCTGAGCTTCTCTCTGACCTGAATCATGTCGCTCAGAACGTCGTAGATGTTCTGTGCACCGTCCTTCGGGTGGGAACGAGTCACGAACGAACTTCGACCAGGTACTGTCCTCTCTTCTTCAGCGCTAGGGACGCCTTCTTCGAGGAACTATTCTGCCACGCTATATGGACTCTGGGAAAGACCATGAGGGATTTGAGGACCCGAGAGCCCGAGGATCACTTGATTGCACTCCGAGTTCTCCATCGCCAGCTGAAGGACGCCCTGGACGCCAGGCCGACGACTTTGTCCGCATTGGCCGAAAACCTCAAGGAAACATCCGCTGCTCATGTTCAAGAATTGTGGGCCGCTGAGCGGCAGGCCAAGTTTGAAAATCTTCTTCAAAGGCATCCAGCGATTGATGATCTGAGGAATGATATCAGGCCGAAAGCTGCGAGGCTCGTCACCCTTCAGAGATTGAACGCGCTGAAAGCGGGTCACAAGTTCTCAAAACACTTTGATACCCTCAAGGCACAG AAGGCCAAGAATTGGTGGTTCGTTCATCTGTCGGATGACGAACGGGTTCTCATTTACGGAGACTGGGACTCGGAAAGTCAACCGTACTCAAACTTGCACAAGAGGATCAGCGTGGCTTCTGCTACGGGGTTGGCGACTGGCAAGAGATGCCCGCATGCCAAGGGTCGGAAATATCCTACCGATAAGACATTTTTTTCGCTACTGCACGAGGGCGGTTCCCTCGACTTTATCGCTCCTAACAAAGAAATCTATAACTTGTGGACCGACGGGCTCACCGCGCTGCTGG GACGGCCCGTGCTGAGCGCCGCGTTTCACGAAGACGTCGACATGATCGTTGACATGGAGGTGAGATTGAGACTTCTGGATCTCGGCGACGCCCCGACGCCTGTACCCATGGATCCACCGCCTCTGCCATCTCCTCCGGCGAACTACGAGTTCTGCGACGAATCCCTGGTGTGA